A genomic window from Qipengyuania oceanensis includes:
- a CDS encoding helix-turn-helix transcriptional regulator: MKNRLRVLRAEREWSQQLLAEKLEVSRQSVNAIETGKYDPSLPLAFRIADLFEMPIEEIFLRD; the protein is encoded by the coding sequence ATGAAGAACCGCCTGCGCGTCCTGCGCGCCGAGCGCGAGTGGAGCCAGCAGCTGCTGGCAGAGAAGCTCGAAGTCAGCCGCCAGTCGGTCAACGCCATCGAGACCGGCAAGTACGACCCCTCCCTGCCCCTCGCCTTCCGCATCGCCGACCTGTTCGAGATGCCGATCGAAGAGATCTTCCTGCGGGATTGA
- a CDS encoding alpha/beta fold hydrolase → MKLLYPALLAATLPLGFAAPAFADETAPAAATMQQESVRDHIRAQMHGNAGPVVVLIPGMSTPGAVWDDTVAALQGDHRLLVLTLRGFDGERGTANESEGAIDGVVADLSAELASRGIGQATIVGHSLGGLIAMKFALAHAGQAKNLVILDSLPFFGMVFSPDMTLETVEPRAVYMRDMIVTGAERMREAGLANTTSGAGAAGMSIDEATRVTIANWSLDAEPLAVAQFVYEDTMTDLRQDIAALTMPVTVVHMANGEHAEMARERYATDYAALPGVRLVPVDRSLHFVQLDRPEVVLAEIRRATGS, encoded by the coding sequence ATGAAACTGCTTTACCCGGCCCTGCTGGCCGCAACCCTTCCGCTCGGCTTCGCCGCACCCGCATTCGCCGACGAAACCGCCCCTGCCGCCGCCACCATGCAGCAGGAGAGCGTGCGCGATCACATTCGCGCGCAAATGCATGGGAATGCCGGCCCGGTCGTCGTGCTGATCCCCGGCATGTCCACGCCCGGCGCGGTGTGGGACGATACGGTCGCGGCGCTCCAAGGCGACCATCGGCTGCTGGTCCTGACCTTGCGCGGGTTCGACGGGGAACGCGGCACTGCCAACGAGAGCGAAGGCGCGATCGACGGCGTGGTGGCGGACCTTTCAGCGGAACTTGCCAGCCGGGGCATCGGGCAAGCGACCATCGTTGGCCACAGTCTCGGCGGATTGATCGCGATGAAATTCGCCCTCGCCCATGCCGGGCAGGCCAAGAACCTCGTCATCCTCGATTCGCTGCCGTTCTTCGGCATGGTGTTCAGCCCCGACATGACGCTCGAGACGGTGGAGCCGCGGGCCGTGTATATGCGCGACATGATCGTCACGGGCGCCGAGCGGATGCGTGAAGCAGGCTTGGCCAATACCACCAGCGGCGCAGGCGCGGCGGGCATGTCGATCGACGAGGCGACGCGCGTCACGATCGCGAACTGGTCGCTGGACGCCGAACCGCTCGCCGTCGCGCAGTTCGTCTACGAGGACACGATGACCGACCTGCGGCAGGACATCGCCGCGCTGACGATGCCGGTCACCGTCGTCCACATGGCCAATGGCGAACACGCGGAGATGGCCAGGGAACGCTATGCGACCGACTACGCCGCGCTGCCCGGCGTGCGGCTGGTGCCGGTGGACCGCTCGCTCCACTTCGTCCAGCTCGACCGGCCGGAAGTGGTGCTGGCAGAAATCCGGCGCGCGACCGGAAGCTGA